A window of uncultured Gellertiella sp. genomic DNA:
ACCGGCATGGCCGAGGCGGGCAATCCCGATGTGATCTGGTGCGTCGATCCGCTGGATGGCACGACGAATTTCCTGAAGGGCGCGCATAACTGGTGCGTGTCCATCGGCCTCTGGGCGCATGGCGTGCCGGTGCTGGGTGTCATCTATGATCCGGTCCGCGACGAGCTTTTTACCGGTTCGGATCACCATCCCGCCACCTGCAACGGCAAGCCGATCCGGGTGAGCGACATCGACAGTTTCGACCGCACCGCGCTCGGGCTTGGCCGCAACCAGCGGGTCGGGCCGGAAGCGGTGCCTTCCGACATGCTGAAGCTGTTTCATGCCGGGGGAAGCTTCCGGCAGGTGGGGGCGGGCGCGCTGATGCTCGCCTATGTCGCCGCAGGCCGGGTCGACGGCTATTTCGAGCGTCACATGTGGGCCTGGGATGCGGTGGCGGGCCTCGCCCTGATCCGGG
This region includes:
- a CDS encoding inositol monophosphatase family protein; protein product: MTDQTRLGPQDLSARLDIAEQAARAAGLLLVGHYGTRDQLAIEQKGRNDFVSNADREAEAVISGLIRAAFPQDGFLGEETGMAEAGNPDVIWCVDPLDGTTNFLKGAHNWCVSIGLWAHGVPVLGVIYDPVRDELFTGSDHHPATCNGKPIRVSDIDSFDRTALGLGRNQRVGPEAVPSDMLKLFHAGGSFRQVGAGALMLAYVAAGRVDGYFERHMWAWDAVAGLALIRAAGGVIEVYPEPGGSVAAGALTLASGPGLFAQLKTLFELA